In Candidatus Methylomirabilota bacterium, the following proteins share a genomic window:
- a CDS encoding transglycosylase SLT domain-containing protein gives MLIRDNAEVRRYLEEFQTGYRRTLVERWLGRSGRYAEMIQGVLRSKGLPEDLMFTVMIESGFNPVAVSRAGAKGLWQFMAPTARRYGLRVDRWVDERFDPEKSTVAAASYLRDLHAMFGSWELAKAAYNAGEMKVIRAMKAMKTSDFWELTRSSVLRDETKNFVPAIQAATLIGRQPERYGFVAIFAEPLAYEQASVPAVTTLKRIAALAGVATDELEDLNPELRLKQTPPGGAYLLKFPSGAAQRFSEARFRERAIASAGRAQPGPSEIHVVKPRETMSGIARRYGLSAAELARRNDRNEAARIHPGDKLRIAAASLVD, from the coding sequence TTGCTCATACGGGACAATGCCGAGGTTCGGCGCTACCTCGAGGAGTTCCAGACCGGGTATCGCCGGACTCTTGTCGAGCGCTGGCTCGGCCGTTCGGGTCGATATGCCGAGATGATCCAGGGCGTCTTGCGCAGCAAGGGGTTGCCCGAGGACCTCATGTTCACGGTCATGATCGAGAGCGGCTTCAACCCGGTGGCCGTCTCCCGCGCGGGCGCCAAAGGCCTCTGGCAGTTCATGGCCCCGACGGCGCGGCGCTACGGGCTCCGCGTGGATCGCTGGGTGGACGAGCGCTTCGATCCCGAGAAGTCGACGGTGGCGGCGGCCAGCTACCTCCGGGACCTCCATGCGATGTTCGGCTCCTGGGAGCTCGCCAAGGCCGCCTACAATGCCGGAGAGATGAAGGTGATCCGGGCGATGAAGGCGATGAAGACGAGCGACTTCTGGGAGCTCACGCGTAGCAGCGTGCTGCGCGACGAGACCAAGAACTTCGTCCCCGCCATCCAGGCCGCCACCCTCATCGGCCGTCAGCCCGAACGGTACGGCTTCGTGGCCATCTTCGCCGAGCCGCTCGCCTACGAGCAGGCGTCCGTGCCGGCCGTGACGACCCTCAAGCGTATCGCCGCCCTCGCTGGCGTGGCCACGGATGAGCTCGAGGACCTCAACCCGGAGCTCAGGTTGAAGCAGACACCGCCGGGCGGCGCGTACTTGCTCAAGTTCCCCTCGGGCGCCGCGCAGCGCTTCAGCGAGGCTCGCTTCCGGGAGCGCGCGATAGCGAGCGCGGGCCGAGCCCAGCCCGGCCCGTCTGAAATCCATGTCGTGAAACCTCGAGAGACCATGAGCGGTATCGCCAGGCGCTACGGCCTCTCCGCGGCCGAGCTGGCCCGGCGGAACGACCGCAATGAAGCCGCGCGTATCCACCCCGGCG
- a CDS encoding lysophospholipid acyltransferase family protein, producing MRRRSSAAAAVGVLLLAPVAWTLAHLPVRLGLWLGRRVGDVAWVVLAPRRAVALDNLRLAFRAERGPGELRHIGRRSFQHLGMNLIEACVLMFRPADVLLCRVEIDGLEHLKDAAVQGRGVLLLTAHLGNWELLAAAHPLTGLPLSVVLRPLDQPQLGRVVERLRRRTGAELISKRRALRDVLDALRRGRMVGVLLDQNATRAEGIFVPFFGTPASTSRSLAVLALRTEAPVVPVFIRRLEGGRHLIEVRPILPPPEGDVVAFTTRFNETIEAAIRRAPEQWFWLHRRWKTRPRPEIA from the coding sequence ATGAGACGGCGCAGCTCCGCGGCCGCCGCCGTCGGTGTTCTGCTCCTCGCCCCCGTGGCATGGACGCTGGCCCATCTTCCCGTGCGGCTCGGCCTGTGGCTGGGCCGCCGGGTTGGGGACGTGGCCTGGGTCGTGCTGGCTCCGCGCCGCGCGGTCGCGCTCGACAACCTGCGTCTGGCTTTCCGCGCGGAGCGCGGTCCGGGGGAGCTCCGTCACATCGGCCGCCGATCGTTCCAGCACCTGGGTATGAATCTGATCGAGGCCTGCGTCCTGATGTTCCGGCCCGCGGACGTTCTCCTCTGTCGCGTGGAGATCGACGGCCTCGAGCACTTGAAGGACGCCGCCGTGCAGGGGCGTGGCGTCCTCCTCCTCACCGCGCACCTCGGCAACTGGGAGCTTCTGGCCGCGGCTCACCCCCTGACCGGCCTGCCCCTCTCCGTCGTGCTTCGGCCGCTCGACCAGCCGCAGCTCGGCCGGGTGGTGGAGCGGCTCCGCCGTCGTACGGGCGCCGAGCTCATCAGCAAGCGTCGCGCGCTTCGTGATGTCCTGGACGCTCTCCGGCGCGGCCGCATGGTCGGGGTCCTCCTCGACCAGAACGCCACGCGCGCGGAAGGGATTTTCGTTCCCTTCTTCGGTACGCCCGCGTCGACATCGCGGAGCCTGGCCGTGCTCGCGCTGCGCACGGAGGCTCCCGTGGTGCCGGTATTCATCCGGCGCCTGGAGGGCGGGCGTCACCTGATCGAGGTCCGGCCGATTCTCCCGCCGCCAGAGGGAGACGTGGTGGCTTTCACCACCCGCTTCAACGAGACGATCGAGGCGGCGATCCGGCGCGCGCCCGAGCAATGGTTCTGGCTGCACCGGCGGTGGAAGACACGACCTCGTCCGGAGATCGCCTGA
- a CDS encoding inorganic phosphate transporter, giving the protein MSGAVLLVAFIIAVALVFDYINGFHDAANSIATVVSTRVLTPMQAVAWAAFFNFVAAFGFGVQVAKTVGKGVVQPAVVDQWVILGALTGAIAWNLITWYYGIPSSSSHALIGGFAGAAVAKAGWGALIPAGLLKIAVFIVLAPVTGMILGFVLMVATLWIFRGARPSRVDALFRRLQLVSAAFYSLGHGTNDAQKTMGIIAILLFSGGYLGPEFYVPFWVVLAAHAAIALGTMSGGWRIVKTMGMRLTKLRPVGGFCAETAGAVMLIGTAVGGIPVSTTHTITGSIMGVGATQRVSAVRWGLGARIVWAWILTIPLSGIIAAVTWFILPRG; this is encoded by the coding sequence ATGAGCGGAGCCGTCCTGCTGGTGGCGTTCATCATCGCGGTGGCGCTGGTCTTCGACTACATCAATGGCTTTCACGATGCCGCCAACTCCATCGCCACCGTCGTCTCCACGCGGGTGCTCACGCCCATGCAGGCGGTGGCCTGGGCGGCCTTCTTCAACTTCGTGGCGGCCTTTGGCTTTGGCGTCCAGGTGGCGAAGACGGTAGGGAAGGGCGTCGTCCAGCCCGCCGTGGTGGACCAGTGGGTCATCCTGGGCGCCCTCACCGGTGCCATCGCGTGGAATCTCATCACGTGGTACTACGGCATTCCTTCGAGCTCATCCCATGCCCTGATCGGCGGCTTCGCCGGCGCGGCCGTGGCCAAGGCGGGGTGGGGCGCGCTGATCCCCGCCGGGCTTCTCAAGATCGCCGTCTTCATCGTGCTCGCTCCCGTGACCGGTATGATCCTCGGCTTCGTCCTCATGGTGGCCACCTTGTGGATCTTCCGCGGCGCCCGTCCCAGTCGCGTGGACGCGCTCTTCCGCCGCCTCCAGCTCGTCTCGGCGGCCTTCTACAGCCTTGGTCACGGCACCAACGACGCCCAGAAGACCATGGGCATCATCGCCATCCTGCTCTTTTCAGGCGGATACCTCGGCCCAGAGTTCTACGTCCCGTTCTGGGTCGTTCTGGCCGCGCACGCCGCCATCGCGCTGGGCACCATGTCCGGCGGCTGGCGCATCGTCAAGACCATGGGCATGCGGCTGACCAAGCTGCGCCCGGTCGGCGGGTTTTGCGCGGAGACGGCGGGGGCGGTGATGCTCATCGGCACCGCGGTCGGGGGCATTCCGGTCAGCACTACGCACACCATCACCGGCTCCATCATGGGCGTGGGCGCCACCCAGCGCGTCTCGGCGGTGCGCTGGGGTCTCGGCGCCCGCATCGTATGGGCATGGATCCTCACCATCCCGCTGTCGGGCATCATCGCGGCGGTGACGTGGTTCATTCTGCCGCGCGGATGA
- a CDS encoding DUF47 family protein, giving the protein MFRLLPRDEKFFELFEQQAGHIVSASRVLEELTLDYPSAPAKVQQIRDLEHAGDALTHEMVRRLNTTFVTPIDREDIYALANRLDDVLDLIDAVADRLALYKIKVPTDGCMAMAKIIVKTAEATDRAVHCLRTLSPLYHKHAIEVNRLENEADRLLRDELAALFEGNTDPIEIIKWKELYETMESVTDRCEDVVNVIEGITLKMA; this is encoded by the coding sequence GTGTTTCGGCTGCTTCCCCGCGACGAGAAATTCTTCGAGCTCTTCGAGCAGCAGGCCGGCCATATCGTGTCGGCGTCCCGGGTTCTCGAGGAGCTGACCCTGGACTACCCGAGCGCCCCCGCCAAGGTCCAGCAGATACGCGACCTCGAACATGCGGGCGATGCCCTCACCCACGAGATGGTCCGACGGCTCAACACCACCTTCGTCACGCCAATCGACCGTGAGGATATCTATGCCCTGGCTAACCGGCTCGACGACGTGCTGGACCTCATCGACGCCGTGGCCGACCGTCTGGCCCTGTACAAGATCAAGGTCCCCACGGACGGATGTATGGCCATGGCGAAGATCATCGTGAAGACGGCGGAGGCGACGGACCGCGCCGTACACTGCTTGCGCACTCTTTCGCCCCTCTACCACAAGCACGCCATCGAGGTGAACCGTCTCGAGAACGAGGCCGACCGCCTGCTGCGCGACGAGCTGGCCGCCCTCTTCGAGGGCAATACGGATCCCATCGAGATCATCAAGTGGAAAGAGCTGTACGAGACGATGGAGTCCGTCACCGACCGCTGCGAAGACGTGGTGAACGTGATCGAGGGCATCACGCTCAAGATGGCCTGA
- the yacG gene encoding DNA gyrase inhibitor YacG produces MKSEQPGAEPTVSCPACGARAAWRGNPQRPFCSLACRLIDLGRWLDERYRVAGDPLPDELPPDDRSPQRAE; encoded by the coding sequence GTGAAATCCGAGCAGCCCGGCGCGGAGCCGACGGTCTCCTGTCCCGCGTGCGGAGCCCGGGCCGCCTGGCGTGGGAATCCCCAGCGCCCGTTCTGCTCGCTCGCGTGCCGCCTGATCGATCTCGGCCGGTGGCTGGATGAGCGCTATCGTGTGGCGGGCGATCCCCTGCCCGACGAGCTGCCGCCCGACGACAGATCGCCGCAGCGGGCTGAATGA